A portion of the Candidatus Pristimantibacillus lignocellulolyticus genome contains these proteins:
- a CDS encoding HD domain-containing protein, with amino-acid sequence MGIHTYFQSLNDLERIIRCPGKFKFEEHSVSAHSWKVVQYAKTLADIEESNGVIVDWKKLYEITSSHDYGEIFIGDIKTPVKHYSLELRAMLQKVEEGMVEHFIDEHIPEEFKPTFRRQLREGKDDSVEGLILEVADKLDQIYEAFTELQRGNTEKEFIVMYRSALIKIKQIKLHCVAYFLQNILPDLVSEGSQCHVDIEKITNEALALQV; translated from the coding sequence ATGGGTATTCATACGTATTTTCAGTCATTAAACGATTTAGAGCGCATTATTCGTTGTCCAGGTAAATTTAAATTTGAGGAACATAGTGTTTCTGCTCATTCATGGAAAGTTGTACAATATGCGAAAACATTAGCAGATATTGAAGAAAGTAATGGAGTTATTGTAGATTGGAAGAAGCTTTACGAGATTACGAGCAGTCATGATTATGGAGAAATTTTTATCGGAGATATTAAAACACCCGTTAAACACTATTCATTAGAGCTTCGTGCCATGCTACAGAAAGTTGAAGAAGGAATGGTTGAACATTTCATCGACGAGCATATTCCTGAGGAGTTCAAGCCTACATTCCGTAGACAATTACGTGAAGGTAAAGACGATTCAGTAGAGGGTTTAATATTAGAGGTTGCTGATAAACTCGATCAGATCTATGAGGCATTTACGGAACTACAAAGAGGCAATACGGAGAAAGAATTTATCGTAATGTATCGAAGCGCATTAATTAAAATTAAACAAATCAAATTGCATTGTGTAGCTTATTTTCTCCAGAACATATTACCTGATCTCGTTAGCGAAGGCTCACAATGTCATGTTGATATCGAGAAAATAACAAATGAAGCTTTAGCTCTGCAAGTATAA
- a CDS encoding HAMP domain-containing histidine kinase — MKEGESVRKGLDIILSESRRLKNIITEMTLLAKLDSEEDVYKPTTVCLKDLLTETIERVNPMGVKREVTLHCSYEDAQQLKVFADQDKLLQAFINVTTNAIRHANEHIYIHAAIVMGRIELSISDDGSGIEEEVLPYLFYRFLKGKNGDTGLGLAISRAIVERCGGMITAENREEGGALFKLNFPMMTEHQQTA, encoded by the coding sequence TTGAAGGAAGGGGAAAGTGTCCGCAAGGGATTAGATATTATTTTAAGTGAAAGTAGAAGACTGAAAAATATAATTACAGAAATGACGCTATTAGCCAAGCTAGACAGTGAAGAAGATGTCTATAAGCCTACTACCGTCTGTCTGAAAGATTTATTGACGGAGACGATAGAACGAGTTAATCCTATGGGCGTCAAAAGAGAAGTGACGTTACATTGTTCTTATGAGGATGCACAGCAACTGAAAGTATTCGCAGATCAAGATAAGTTACTTCAAGCATTTATCAATGTAACTACAAACGCTATTCGTCATGCTAACGAGCATATCTATATTCATGCTGCAATTGTAATGGGACGTATCGAATTATCAATTTCAGATGATGGAAGCGGGATAGAGGAAGAAGTATTACCGTACCTATTTTATCGTTTCTTAAAAGGAAAAAATGGCGATACTGGGTTAGGATTAGCTATCTCTCGTGCTATTGTTGAACGGTGCGGAGGGATGATTACAGCTGAAAATCGCGAGGAAGGTGGAGCGTTATTTAAGCTTAATTTCCCGATGATGACAGAACATCAGCAAACAGCTTAA